The following coding sequences lie in one Arachis ipaensis cultivar K30076 chromosome B05, Araip1.1, whole genome shotgun sequence genomic window:
- the LOC107641761 gene encoding histone deacetylase 6 isoform X1: protein MASSSSSRSDQDQDRPGLGVGLCEGEEEYGSESGWVEARSSCDHLCSLSPDLSHIPAPQNTPCYECQHPSENWLCLSCKEVLCSRFVNKHMLSHSRRTNHCVALSFSDLSVWCFSCDAYLDAQLIPQLRPVYQLAYILKFGQPPPLPQHN, encoded by the exons AtggcttcctcctcttcttctcgaTCG GATCAGGATCAGGATCGTCCAGGTTTAGGCGTAGGGTTAtgtgaaggagaagaagagtacGGATCAGAATCGGGTTGGGTGGAAGCTCGAAGTTCATGCGATCATCTGTGCTCCCTCTCCCCTGATCTCAGCCATATTCCAGCCCCTCAGAATACTCCCTGCTACGA GTGCCAACACCCGTCTGAAAACTGGTTGTGTCTATCGTGTAAGGAGGTGCTGTGCAGCCGTTTTGTGAACAAGCACATGCTGTCTCACTCGCGGCGCACCAACCACTGTGTGGCACTCAGCTTCAGTGATCTATCAGTCTGGTGTTTCTCCTGTGACGCTTACTTGGATGCACAACTCATCCCACAACTACGCCCCGTTTATCAACTTGCCTACATCTTGAAATTTGGCCAACCTCCGCCACTTCCTCAACACAATTAA
- the LOC107643298 gene encoding uncharacterized protein LOC107643298 produces MGIRSVFDAGEMRRELEKCGVDPHKFLPLVWKHVILKSNHHSDWDWENHAPSLPSPAYSLLRSIPPLSSSLHSVFHSNDNLTSKLLIKLHNGAFVEAVIMRYDTRLGKYAGKPRPGGLRATLCISSQVGCKMGCKFCATGTMGFKSSLTSGEIVEQLVHASRFSQIRNVVFMGMGEPLNNYSAVVESIRVMTGLPFQLSLKRITVSTVGIIHAINKLHNDLPGLNLAVSLHAPAQDIRCQIMPAARAFPLQKLMASLQEYQRNSQQKILIEYIMLDGVNDEEQHAHQLGKLLETFQVVVNLIPFNSIGMLSQFKPTTEQKVSAFQKILRGTYNIRTTIRKQMGQDISGACGQLVVNVPDKSLGNAEPLTDIEDLFI; encoded by the exons ATGGGAATTCGATCGGTATTCGATGCGGGTGAGATGCGAAGAGAATTGGAGAAATGCGGTGTTGATCCTCACAAGTTCCTTCCTCTTGTTTGGAAGCACGTCATCCTCAAATCTAATCACCACTCCGATTGGGACTGGGAGAACCACGCCCCTTCTCTTCCCTCCCCGGCTTACTCTCTTCTCCGCTCCATCCCCCCTCTCTCTTCCTCCCTCCACTCCGTCTTCCACTCCAACGATAACCTCACCTCCAAGCTCCTCATCAAGCTCCAT AATGGCGCTTTTGTGGAGGCTGTGATCATGAGGTATGACACTCGTTTGGGAAAATACGCCGGTAAACCCCGTCCCGGTGGTCTACGAGCAACTTTGTGCATATCATCTCAGGTTGGTTGTAAAATGGGTTGCAAGTTCTGTGCAACTGGAACCATGGGATTCAAAAGTAGCTTAACATCTGGAGAAATAGTCGAGCAATTGGTCCACGCCTCTAGGTTTTCACAAATCCGTAATGTTGTCTTCATG GGAATGGGAGAGCCTCTAAACAACTATTCTGCTGTGGTAGAATCCATTCGTGTCATGACTGGATTGCCGTTTCAATTGTCATTGAAAAGGATTACTGTCTCAACG GTTGGCATCATTCATGCTATCAACAAACTTCATAATGATCTGCCTGGTTTGAACTTGGCAGTCTCACTGCACGCACCAGCACAAGATATCAGATGCCAGATAATGCCTGCTGCTCGTGCTTTTCCTTTGCAAAAACTGATGGCTTCACTGCAAGAATATCAAAGAAACAG TCAGCAGAAGATATTGATCGAGTACATAATGCTTGATGGGGTCAATGATGAAGAGCAGCATGCCCACCAATTGGGAAAACTGCTAGAAACATTTCAAGTG GTAGTGAACTTAATACCTTTCAACTCTATTGGTATGTTGAGTCAATTCAAACCAACTACTGAGCAGAAAGTTTCGGCATTTCAGAAAATTCTTAGAGGTACGTACAATATCCGAACAACAATTCGGAAGCAGATGGGTCAGGACATAAGTGGTGCATGTGGACAATTGGTGGTTAATGTACCTGATAAGTCTCTCGGAAATGCCGAACCCCTAACAGACATAGAAGATCTTTTCATTTGA
- the LOC107641761 gene encoding histone deacetylase 6 isoform X2, producing MASSSSSRSDQDRPGLGVGLCEGEEEYGSESGWVEARSSCDHLCSLSPDLSHIPAPQNTPCYECQHPSENWLCLSCKEVLCSRFVNKHMLSHSRRTNHCVALSFSDLSVWCFSCDAYLDAQLIPQLRPVYQLAYILKFGQPPPLPQHN from the exons AtggcttcctcctcttcttctcgaTCG GATCAGGATCGTCCAGGTTTAGGCGTAGGGTTAtgtgaaggagaagaagagtacGGATCAGAATCGGGTTGGGTGGAAGCTCGAAGTTCATGCGATCATCTGTGCTCCCTCTCCCCTGATCTCAGCCATATTCCAGCCCCTCAGAATACTCCCTGCTACGA GTGCCAACACCCGTCTGAAAACTGGTTGTGTCTATCGTGTAAGGAGGTGCTGTGCAGCCGTTTTGTGAACAAGCACATGCTGTCTCACTCGCGGCGCACCAACCACTGTGTGGCACTCAGCTTCAGTGATCTATCAGTCTGGTGTTTCTCCTGTGACGCTTACTTGGATGCACAACTCATCCCACAACTACGCCCCGTTTATCAACTTGCCTACATCTTGAAATTTGGCCAACCTCCGCCACTTCCTCAACACAATTAA